A window of Diospyros lotus cultivar Yz01 chromosome 14, ASM1463336v1, whole genome shotgun sequence contains these coding sequences:
- the LOC127789808 gene encoding protein PHYTOCHROME KINASE SUBSTRATE 3-like, which produces MDSQDISDLRVASFSAYLRSPEEKLVLKLTEENPRQPKADQDHQGHEIGVFNADKYFSMRMDHHAETDRKLVVVDPPQPVKPRWRIGTPSVSSESSWNSQSALLPAGHMIRSPSPSQIKQKKAAGRSCFTVFGFNGPCLSKKSVYVGDGDEEDAAMVNHKKDEPREELESFRFVHPIAFDGAKENIAGKRQLGEAGNVGDKPRFSIEVFGSNSMNKGDIAMKLERKLSMLTWDAIPKAPKSFIPSNGGPCDDIMSDASSDLFELETLSGTVQPYSTQYEPSEASIEWSVVTASAADFSAVYSDYDDKSIAGDLTCANAVEKMAKNKNPTHNEGPRSRPGGGSLLSCKNQKAVRVVQTAYKSTNNNDKSRPMSSAAAAPPLVDSWRKDFEFAPVAVLRCLSTNLPVEMG; this is translated from the coding sequence ATGGACAGCCAAGACATCAGTGATCTTCGCGTCGCCTCCTTCTCCGCTTACCTTCGCTCCCCAGAAGAGAAACTAGTGCTCAAGCTCACTGAAGAGAATCCACGCCAGCCCAAAGCTGATCAAGATCATCAGGGTCATGAGATTGGTGTTTTTAATGCTGACAAGTACTTCAGCATGAGAATGGATCATCACGCAGAGACTGATCGAAAGCTCGTCGTCGTCGATCCGCCGCAACCGGTGAAGCCAAGATGGAGGATTGGAACCCCAAGTGTTAGCTCTGAATCAAGCTGGAACAGCCAGTCTGCACTGCTACCTGCAGGCCACATGATCAGAAGCCCCAGCCCATCTCAGATCAAGCAAAAGAAAGCAGCTGGAAGGAGCTGCTTCACGGTTTTCGGGTTCAATGGACCCTGCCTGAGCAAGAAGTCGGTGTATGTCGGCGATGGCGACGAGGAAGATGCGGCCATGGTTAATCACAAGAAAGACGAGCCGAGAGAAGAACTCGAATCCTTTCGGTTTGTGCATCCAATTGCGTTCGATGGCGCCAAGGAGAACATCGCAGGTAAACGGCAGTTGGGAGAAGCtggaaatgtgggagacaagcCGCGATTCTCAATTGAGGTTTTCGGCTCAAACAGTATGAACAAGGGCGACATAGCCATGAAGCTAGAGAGGAAGCTGTCCATGCTAACCTGGGATGCCATTCCCAAGGCCCCGAAGAGTTTTATTCCATCAAATGGGGGCCCTTGTGACGACATTATGAGCGATGCTAGCTCAGATTTGTTCGAGTTAGAGACCCTTTCGGGCACTGTACAGCCATACTCGACGCAGTATGAACCCAGCGAGGCCAGCATCGAGTGGAGCGTTGTGACGGCAAGCGCCGCTGACTTCTCTGCGGTTTATTCGGACTACGACGACAAGAGCATTGCAGGGGACCTAACTTGCGCAAATGCAGTCGAGAAAATGGCCAAAAACAAGAACCCAACGCACAATGAGGGGCCGAGAAGCCGGCCTGGAGGAGGCAGCTTGCTGAGCTGCAAGAATCAGAAAGCCGTTCGTGTTGTTCAAACTGCATACAAGAGTACTAACAACAATGATAAGTCCAGACCCATGTCTTCTGCTGCTGCTGCGCCGCCGCTAGTGGATTCTTGGAGGAAAGATTTCGAATTTGCACCGGTGGCGGTGCTCCGTTGCCTCTCAACCAATCTTCCTGTAGAAATGGGCTGA